One genomic window of Leptotrichia shahii includes the following:
- a CDS encoding ABC transporter ATP-binding protein codes for MKELKYLLSLSGKHKMKLIFSAIFSIIGTTLSAVPYLLVYQIVLELFKANIDYSRIKFCVFIAIFFIIVKIIMQILSGIFSHIAAFSILYKIRIDLIEHLSKLNMGFFKKNMSGKLKKIINEDIEKLELFIAHQIPDLSSALVTPIIFLGIMIYFNWKLTLVLFIPIILSIMAQGKMFQSYGSRVEHYYTLLANLNATIMEYINAMNVMKAFNLTAKSFKDYRDITQEYADYWIELTELSVPFYSIFLCLTDSGLLFIIPVGGLMLFYNQISVSVYILFILMSTIFLSSLKALFDLAHHLSALTKGLGKIIEINREQEQKSGNINFSSNFSGFIKYENVNFAYKNKNVINDFSLKIKTGTSTALVGPSGSGKTTIGLLLGRFWDINSGKITIDGTDIKDFTYTGLADNVSFVFQDTFMLHDTIFENIRMGKDYSLEKVENAAKKAQIHDFIMSLPQKYETVIGEGGIKLSGGEKQRISIARAILKNAPIIVLDEVTSYSDIENEAKIQEALRTLLKGKTAIIIAHRLYTIKNADNIVVMNKGRITEQGTHKELLQNKSEYWHLWNLYSDNDLMENKEI; via the coding sequence ATGAAAGAATTGAAATATTTGCTAAGTTTATCTGGTAAACATAAGATGAAGCTGATTTTTTCAGCAATATTCAGTATAATCGGTACAACATTATCTGCTGTGCCTTACCTTCTTGTGTATCAGATTGTTTTGGAACTTTTTAAGGCGAATATTGATTATTCAAGAATAAAGTTCTGTGTTTTTATTGCGATATTTTTTATAATTGTAAAGATAATTATGCAGATTTTATCAGGTATTTTTTCACATATTGCGGCTTTCTCGATTTTGTACAAGATTAGGATTGACTTAATTGAGCATTTGTCAAAGCTGAATATGGGGTTTTTTAAGAAAAATATGTCTGGAAAGCTGAAAAAGATTATTAATGAGGATATTGAAAAATTGGAACTCTTTATTGCACATCAGATTCCAGATTTGTCATCGGCACTTGTAACTCCGATAATATTTTTGGGGATTATGATTTACTTTAACTGGAAATTGACACTTGTTTTATTTATTCCAATTATTTTGAGCATAATGGCACAGGGAAAAATGTTTCAAAGTTATGGGAGTCGTGTAGAACATTATTATACTCTTCTTGCAAACTTAAACGCTACTATTATGGAATACATAAATGCAATGAACGTTATGAAAGCATTTAACCTTACTGCTAAATCATTCAAGGATTATCGGGATATTACTCAGGAATATGCGGATTACTGGATTGAACTTACAGAATTAAGTGTTCCGTTTTATTCAATTTTTCTCTGTCTGACTGATTCAGGGCTGCTTTTCATTATTCCTGTTGGCGGACTTATGCTGTTTTATAATCAAATTTCAGTATCTGTGTATATTTTATTTATTTTAATGAGTACAATTTTTTTAAGCTCATTAAAGGCATTATTTGACTTGGCACACCATCTTTCCGCATTAACTAAAGGGCTAGGAAAGATTATAGAAATTAATAGGGAACAGGAGCAAAAATCTGGAAACATAAATTTTTCTTCTAATTTTTCAGGTTTTATAAAATATGAAAACGTAAATTTTGCATATAAAAATAAAAATGTTATAAATGACTTTTCCTTGAAAATAAAGACTGGAACCTCAACCGCACTTGTAGGGCCTTCTGGCTCAGGAAAAACAACGATAGGACTTCTGCTTGGAAGATTTTGGGATATAAATAGCGGAAAAATAACTATTGATGGAACTGATATTAAGGATTTTACTTACACAGGATTGGCTGACAATGTTTCATTTGTCTTTCAGGATACATTTATGCTTCACGATACTATTTTTGAGAATATAAGAATGGGAAAGGATTATTCGCTGGAAAAAGTGGAAAATGCTGCAAAAAAGGCACAAATTCATGACTTTATAATGTCTTTGCCTCAAAAATACGAAACTGTAATTGGTGAAGGCGGAATTAAATTAAGCGGTGGCGAAAAACAGAGAATTTCAATAGCTCGTGCAATTTTAAAAAATGCCCCAATTATCGTGCTGGACGAAGTTACTTCCTACTCCGACATTGAAAACGAAGCCAAAATTCAGGAGGCTTTGCGTACTTTATTAAAAGGAAAAACTGCCATTATCATTGCTCACAGGCTTTACACAATAAAAAATGCCGATAATATCGTTGTAATGAATAAAGGACGTATTACCGAACAAGGTACTCACAAGGAGCTTCTGCAAAATAAGTCTGAATACTGGCATTTATGGAATTTATATAGCGATAATGATTTGATGGAAAATAAGGAAATTTAG
- a CDS encoding ABC transporter ATP-binding protein has protein sequence MINDIRNIKTLAGNKYKNLKKPIFFLTIDAIFYMMNYAMFYFTIIDLMNNNFTMKKLIIYTFIMIFAIICRFILNRIGYIGIQSEGAKIIQDLRIRMGDHLRNLNLGYFNSHNIGNIINIMTNDLQDFEQVITHSTSEIIKLSILTIYLLLIIFAISPLLAILQLIISLTGLIFVILGTKKGAKIALKKKHTMDNVVSRMVEYIAGMELFKAYNLTGEKFKRLKDSFNDLKRESINTEIALAPYVMIFQLITDISFALLLLVSTQLFMASSINKVEFFSYIIIGLTLSNVLKAFSTQYTFIQYLKLATDKLINVHNEKEISYELEKVTLPNYNIKFQNVNFSYEKDTPVLKNITFEAKQGTKTALVGSSGSGKTTVTSLIARFWDCQSGEITIGGINIQKIYPEELLTNISMIFQDVYLVNDTFENNIRLGKPKATREEVINAAKNANCHDFIMESENGYDTVIGEGGSTLSGGEKQRISIARALLKNTPIILVDEATASLDADNEHEIRKSLNILTKNKTVITIAHKLNTIKDYDKIIVMSDGIIEEIGNHKQLMKNKGRYYKMYTEMEKAQSEFELI, from the coding sequence ATGATTAACGATATTAGAAATATAAAAACTCTTGCTGGAAATAAATATAAAAATCTTAAAAAGCCAATATTTTTTCTAACAATAGATGCTATATTTTATATGATGAACTACGCAATGTTTTATTTTACAATTATTGATTTGATGAATAATAATTTTACGATGAAAAAGTTGATAATCTATACTTTTATTATGATTTTTGCAATTATTTGCAGATTTATATTAAATCGTATCGGATATATTGGAATTCAAAGTGAAGGGGCTAAAATTATTCAGGATTTGAGAATCAGGATGGGGGATCATTTGAGAAACTTGAATTTGGGATACTTTAACAGTCATAATATTGGGAACATTATTAATATTATGACAAATGATTTACAGGATTTTGAGCAGGTTATAACTCATAGCACATCAGAAATTATAAAGTTATCCATACTGACAATTTATCTTCTGTTAATTATATTTGCAATTTCTCCCCTACTTGCCATATTGCAACTAATAATCTCCCTGACTGGATTAATATTTGTCATTCTGGGAACAAAAAAAGGTGCAAAAATAGCATTGAAAAAGAAGCATACTATGGATAATGTTGTTTCACGGATGGTGGAATATATCGCCGGAATGGAGCTTTTTAAGGCATATAATCTGACTGGGGAAAAATTTAAAAGACTAAAGGACAGCTTTAATGATTTGAAAAGGGAAAGTATAAATACTGAAATTGCTCTTGCCCCCTATGTTATGATTTTTCAGCTTATTACAGATATTTCCTTTGCCTTGCTTCTGCTTGTATCTACACAGCTTTTTATGGCTTCTTCCATTAATAAAGTTGAATTTTTTTCATACATAATTATTGGACTTACACTTTCAAACGTGCTAAAAGCCTTTTCTACACAATATACTTTTATCCAATACTTGAAACTTGCCACAGATAAACTGATAAATGTGCATAATGAAAAGGAAATTTCCTATGAACTTGAAAAAGTTACTTTACCAAATTACAATATAAAATTTCAGAATGTAAATTTTTCTTATGAAAAAGACACTCCTGTTCTAAAAAACATCACTTTTGAAGCAAAACAGGGGACAAAAACTGCCCTAGTCGGTTCATCAGGCTCTGGAAAAACAACTGTTACCAGCCTTATTGCAAGATTCTGGGACTGCCAGTCTGGCGAAATTACCATTGGTGGGATAAATATCCAAAAAATATATCCTGAAGAGCTGCTTACAAATATAAGCATGATTTTTCAAGATGTCTACTTGGTAAATGATACTTTTGAAAATAATATAAGGCTAGGAAAACCAAAGGCTACAAGGGAAGAAGTAATAAATGCGGCTAAAAATGCCAATTGCCACGATTTTATAATGGAAAGCGAAAATGGATATGACACTGTAATCGGAGAAGGCGGCTCTACCTTATCTGGTGGAGAAAAACAGAGAATTTCAATTGCAAGAGCATTATTAAAGAATACGCCGATTATTTTAGTTGATGAAGCCACAGCCTCACTTGATGCCGACAACGAACACGAAATAAGAAAATCACTAAATATTCTTACAAAGAACAAAACTGTAATTACAATCGCCCACAAACTCAACACGATAAAAGATTATGATAAAATTATAGTTATGTCTGACGGAATAATCGAAGAAATTGGGAATCATAAGCAGCTTATGAAAAATAAAGGACGATATTACAAAATGTATACTGAAATGGAAAAGGCACAGTCAGAATTTGAACTAATTTAA
- a CDS encoding class I SAM-dependent methyltransferase: MKIKLNNISETMLITLYMRATDAKSEKPILNDKRSEEIISQIDYDFSKFKSAWASYYGVLSRAKVMDNEVKKFITKYPDCVIVSIGCGLDTRFLRIDNGKIRWYNLDLPEVIEKRKLFFEPNERVTDIAKSAFDSAWTKDIKLEGKKLLIISEGVLMYFEEQQIKQFLEILTDNFDSFEAQFDLLYKGTVKMSKKHDTLKNMEAKFSWGVKDGSEVVKLNPKLKQTGLINFTDEMKHHLPGWKKLFIPFFYIFNNRLGIYTYEK, encoded by the coding sequence ATGAAAATAAAACTTAATAATATTTCAGAAACTATGCTTATCACCTTATATATGCGGGCAACCGATGCCAAAAGTGAAAAGCCGATTTTAAATGACAAAAGATCTGAAGAAATAATCTCTCAAATAGATTATGACTTCTCGAAATTCAAAAGTGCATGGGCTTCGTATTATGGAGTACTTTCACGGGCGAAAGTGATGGATAATGAAGTAAAAAAGTTTATAACAAAATATCCAGATTGTGTAATTGTGTCGATTGGATGTGGATTAGATACAAGATTTTTACGAATAGATAATGGAAAAATAAGATGGTACAATCTTGACTTGCCAGAAGTTATCGAAAAACGAAAGCTCTTTTTCGAGCCAAACGAAAGAGTTACAGATATTGCAAAATCTGCATTTGATTCAGCATGGACAAAGGATATTAAACTAGAAGGGAAAAAATTGCTTATTATTTCGGAAGGTGTATTAATGTATTTTGAAGAACAGCAAATTAAACAGTTTTTGGAAATACTAACTGATAATTTTGATTCTTTTGAAGCTCAATTTGACTTGCTTTACAAAGGAACAGTTAAAATGAGTAAAAAACATGACACCTTAAAAAATATGGAAGCAAAATTTAGTTGGGGAGTAAAAGATGGAAGCGAAGTTGTAAAATTGAATCCAAAATTAAAACAGACTGGACTTATTAATTTTACTGATGAAATGAAGCATCATCTTCCTGGCTGGAAAAAATTGTTTATTCCATTCTTTTACATTTTTAATAACAGACTTGGAATTTATACTTATGAAAAATAG
- a CDS encoding AAA family ATPase: protein MYLKALELTGFKSFANRTIVEFDSGITSIVGPNGSGKSNILDAILWVLGEQSYKNIRAKESSDIIFSGGKNKKPKSMAEVSLIIDNGDRYLDIDFSEVKITRRIFKTGENEYLINNKKSRLKDIHNLFMDTGIGKQAYSIIGQGRVERIISSSSKELKEIIEEAAGVKRAKIEKEDSEKKLQDLKNEIEKIDYVEKDLKLRVDYLKKEQEKARLFRDYTKKIDVQRFMVLEYNVNEKSSLKYEYEEKSQEMQKELKKNEKNFSEKQDELEKTNEFRENLYKNLENLKSENSENFKNLEFLKEEYSKLMNQNSNLETEANEKTKRKNILEKDIAEKEEILNNSRSELEIITKDLAKKEQEKIELEAKVKDVKKKSDEITRELRERTQKNSDFEVDKIKVAGKNEDLGKRVFGAKNENKRQIAEKMDLEDEFNKISQEKKAYEMQKSEKEKQKFEREQKIQKFNEKIDVLRKEYSEINKKKNEASYKLENFKVRQEAIANAIEKNETFNQSVKHILNEKIDGVIGAFINLIDVPAGFEEAVQTLSGGMFRDIVVKDSEIGKRCIELLKRKKLGRASFLPVENIRVSKMNEDLPIIEKIFPKNDFQNKMSQEEIQNLVSNTKGENGIIDFARNIVKVDAKFVNKNIEKVIQFVYGNSVVVENLEVGTQLLKKGFNDRIVTLEGDIITSRGRMTGGHSFKGKDEILERKKELKYLKGEIEENKENFDKFEKKLSEVVLEIEKIRKEEEEEEKLFENFKNDYQSFNQSYDDFSIRFSRKQREINTLNYEISESGKFILEKETKIKENLELIQNIEKCIKENNLKMENLNKELKKLENIDESIQKLNVADKEYEVLKVRTDNNKNRFGEIEADYKKLLKEKAELIEFEKRKDLLGSELMDKISNMKSEIGEEEKNRENIFDKIQGIEKEIQEIEGSERKLIAEIKGIEMNILKYKNEYEKIIEKITRNNSELEFQTSEFKELENDEILNDEEYFEIASEEELIEAKRKLALDEKDRMNIGAVNMGSIEEYEHENKRYQNIVTQKKDLLESRESLLGFIREIEEEVTSKFFMAYNQINENFRYMCETILNGAKGMLKMTDPDNLLTTGLELSVKYKNKPEQTLLLLSGGEKSMLAVSFIMAIFMFKPSPFTFFDEIEAALDEKNTKKIIELLHQFINKSQFILITHNKETMKGSHRLYGVTMNKEIGETKIVSVDV, encoded by the coding sequence ATGTACTTAAAAGCATTGGAGCTGACTGGATTTAAATCGTTTGCAAATAGGACTATTGTGGAATTTGATAGCGGGATTACTTCCATTGTTGGACCTAACGGGAGTGGAAAGAGCAATATTTTGGATGCGATTCTGTGGGTTTTGGGAGAGCAGAGTTATAAAAATATACGGGCAAAGGAGAGTTCGGATATTATTTTTTCTGGTGGGAAGAATAAAAAGCCAAAGTCTATGGCAGAGGTTAGCCTAATTATTGATAATGGAGATAGATACTTGGATATTGATTTTTCGGAAGTTAAAATTACGAGAAGGATTTTTAAGACTGGAGAAAATGAGTATTTGATAAATAATAAAAAGTCTAGGCTTAAAGATATTCATAATCTTTTTATGGATACTGGGATTGGAAAGCAGGCCTACTCGATAATTGGGCAAGGACGTGTGGAGAGAATTATTAGTTCTTCGTCAAAGGAATTGAAGGAAATTATAGAAGAGGCGGCTGGAGTAAAAAGAGCTAAGATTGAGAAGGAGGATTCTGAGAAAAAGCTGCAGGATTTGAAAAATGAAATTGAAAAAATTGATTATGTGGAAAAGGACTTGAAACTGCGGGTTGATTATTTGAAAAAGGAACAGGAAAAAGCAAGGCTTTTTAGGGACTATACAAAAAAAATTGATGTGCAGCGATTTATGGTTCTAGAATATAATGTCAATGAAAAGAGTTCGTTAAAATATGAATATGAGGAAAAAAGTCAGGAAATGCAGAAAGAACTGAAAAAAAATGAAAAGAATTTTTCAGAAAAGCAGGATGAACTTGAAAAAACAAATGAATTTAGGGAAAATTTGTATAAAAATCTGGAAAATCTAAAAAGTGAAAATAGTGAAAACTTTAAAAATCTGGAATTTTTAAAAGAAGAATATTCAAAATTGATGAATCAAAACTCCAATTTGGAAACAGAAGCCAACGAGAAGACTAAAAGAAAGAATATTTTAGAAAAGGATATTGCTGAAAAAGAGGAAATTTTGAATAATTCTAGAAGTGAACTTGAGATTATTACAAAGGATCTGGCTAAAAAGGAACAGGAAAAAATTGAATTAGAAGCTAAAGTTAAGGATGTAAAAAAGAAAAGTGATGAGATTACGCGTGAATTGAGAGAACGGACACAAAAGAACTCTGATTTTGAAGTGGATAAGATTAAAGTTGCTGGAAAAAATGAGGATTTAGGAAAAAGAGTTTTTGGGGCTAAGAATGAGAATAAAAGACAAATTGCTGAAAAGATGGACTTGGAAGATGAATTCAATAAAATAAGTCAGGAAAAAAAGGCTTATGAGATGCAGAAATCAGAAAAGGAAAAGCAGAAATTTGAAAGGGAACAGAAAATTCAGAAATTTAATGAAAAAATAGATGTATTGAGAAAAGAATATTCAGAAATTAATAAGAAAAAAAATGAAGCTAGTTATAAACTAGAAAATTTTAAGGTTAGGCAAGAGGCTATTGCTAATGCAATTGAGAAAAATGAGACTTTTAACCAAAGCGTGAAACATATTTTGAATGAAAAAATTGATGGAGTGATTGGAGCTTTTATTAATTTAATTGATGTTCCAGCAGGGTTTGAAGAAGCAGTACAGACTTTGTCTGGAGGAATGTTCCGGGATATTGTTGTTAAGGATAGCGAAATTGGTAAGAGATGCATTGAGCTTTTAAAAAGGAAAAAACTTGGAAGGGCTTCGTTTTTGCCAGTTGAAAATATTCGAGTTTCAAAGATGAATGAGGATTTGCCAATTATTGAGAAAATTTTTCCAAAAAATGATTTTCAAAATAAAATGTCGCAGGAGGAAATTCAGAATCTTGTTTCAAATACAAAGGGGGAAAATGGAATTATTGACTTTGCAAGAAATATTGTGAAAGTTGATGCAAAATTTGTAAATAAAAATATAGAAAAAGTTATTCAGTTTGTTTATGGAAATTCAGTTGTTGTAGAAAATCTGGAAGTTGGAACACAGCTTTTGAAAAAAGGGTTTAATGACAGGATTGTTACACTTGAGGGGGATATTATTACTTCTCGTGGGAGAATGACTGGCGGTCATTCGTTTAAGGGTAAGGATGAGATTTTGGAAAGGAAAAAGGAACTGAAGTATCTGAAAGGTGAGATTGAGGAAAATAAGGAGAATTTTGATAAATTTGAAAAAAAATTATCGGAAGTTGTTTTAGAAATCGAAAAAATAAGAAAGGAAGAGGAAGAGGAAGAAAAATTATTTGAGAATTTTAAAAATGATTATCAGTCGTTTAATCAAAGTTATGATGATTTCAGTATTAGATTTAGTCGAAAACAGCGGGAAATTAATACTTTGAATTATGAAATTTCTGAAAGCGGGAAGTTTATTTTAGAGAAAGAAACGAAGATAAAGGAAAATCTGGAATTGATTCAAAATATTGAAAAGTGCATTAAAGAGAATAATTTAAAAATGGAAAATTTGAATAAAGAATTAAAAAAACTTGAAAATATTGATGAATCTATTCAAAAATTAAATGTGGCAGATAAGGAATATGAAGTTTTGAAAGTCCGAACGGATAATAATAAAAATCGTTTTGGAGAAATTGAGGCTGATTATAAGAAACTTTTGAAGGAAAAGGCTGAATTAATTGAATTTGAGAAAAGGAAGGATTTGCTTGGAAGCGAATTGATGGATAAAATTTCAAATATGAAGTCCGAAATTGGGGAAGAGGAAAAAAATAGAGAGAATATTTTTGATAAGATTCAAGGAATAGAAAAGGAAATTCAGGAAATTGAAGGAAGTGAAAGAAAATTAATTGCCGAAATCAAGGGAATTGAAATGAATATTCTAAAATATAAAAATGAATATGAAAAAATAATTGAGAAAATTACTAGAAATAACAGCGAACTTGAGTTTCAGACTTCAGAATTTAAGGAACTTGAGAATGATGAAATTTTAAATGATGAAGAATATTTTGAAATTGCCAGTGAAGAAGAGCTTATAGAAGCAAAAAGAAAATTAGCTTTGGATGAAAAAGACCGTATGAATATTGGGGCAGTAAATATGGGTTCGATAGAGGAATATGAACATGAAAATAAGCGGTATCAGAATATTGTGACACAGAAGAAGGATTTACTTGAGAGCAGAGAATCATTGCTTGGATTTATTAGAGAAATTGAAGAGGAAGTTACAAGCAAGTTTTTTATGGCTTATAATCAAATAAATGAAAACTTTCGATATATGTGTGAAACAATTTTAAATGGTGCTAAGGGAATGCTGAAAATGACAGATCCTGATAATTTGCTTACGACTGGTTTAGAATTGAGTGTAAAATATAAAAATAAGCCCGAGCAGACATTGCTTTTACTTTCAGGTGGTGAGAAATCAATGCTTGCAGTTTCGTTTATAATGGCAATTTTTATGTTTAAGCCGAGTCCATTTACGTTTTTTGATGAAATTGAAGCTGCACTTGATGAAAAAAATACGAAAAAAATTATTGAATTATTGCATCAGTTTATTAATAAGTCACAGTTTATTCTTATAACTCATAATAAGGAAACGATGAAGGGATCACATAGGCTGTATGGAGTTACGATGAATAAAGAGATTGGTGAAACTAAGATTGTTTCAGTGGATGTGTAA
- a CDS encoding acyltransferase yields MVKTKDRFFNFDILKCIAIIMVLFIHIVASELYGYGKISGNRWMMANVIDSLSRICVPIFVMVSGFFLLRKDEDVKIFFKKRFIKIIPKFFIYSVIFFIFTIIFKDVKDNELFSVFFRKSTYKTIISIFFQKESYHNFFSSFFQGKVYYHLWYIYMILSLYLITPFLRKVMVKIERKSINYLVFIWIIFMVLVPFLNVIFKKNIKVYSPVGQYLGYFLIGYLLAEKPLNMKKWQKYTIFFIAVVLTVFLTYIFTKSSGKFFDYFYDYHSISVFISAVLLYDFFVNIFDGEKVFPKVKSIVKSISAKTYDIYLIHPIFLFFCERILKSRMNYFLYIITAFVIVFALSFFTSEILKILYNILTGINRKCYKKE; encoded by the coding sequence ATGGTAAAAACTAAGGACAGATTTTTTAACTTTGATATTTTAAAATGTATTGCAATTATTATGGTCTTATTTATTCATATTGTTGCAAGTGAATTATATGGTTATGGTAAAATATCTGGAAATAGATGGATGATGGCAAATGTCATAGATTCTCTTAGCAGAATATGCGTACCCATATTTGTTATGGTTAGTGGATTTTTTTTGTTGAGAAAAGATGAAGATGTAAAGATATTTTTTAAAAAGAGATTTATAAAAATTATTCCAAAATTTTTTATATACTCTGTTATTTTTTTTATATTTACAATAATTTTTAAAGATGTGAAAGATAATGAATTATTCTCAGTTTTTTTTAGAAAATCAACTTATAAGACTATAATTTCAATTTTTTTCCAGAAAGAAAGTTACCATAATTTCTTTTCAAGTTTTTTTCAAGGTAAAGTTTACTATCATTTGTGGTACATTTATATGATATTGTCACTTTATCTGATAACGCCATTTTTACGAAAAGTTATGGTAAAAATTGAGAGAAAAAGCATTAATTATCTAGTTTTTATATGGATAATATTTATGGTTTTAGTACCATTTCTAAATGTGATTTTTAAGAAAAATATAAAAGTATATTCTCCAGTTGGGCAATACCTCGGCTACTTTTTGATTGGCTATCTGCTCGCAGAAAAACCTTTGAATATGAAAAAATGGCAAAAATACACGATTTTTTTTATAGCAGTTGTATTAACTGTCTTTTTAACGTATATATTTACAAAATCAAGTGGAAAGTTTTTTGACTATTTTTATGATTATCATTCAATTAGTGTATTTATATCCGCAGTTTTGCTTTATGATTTCTTTGTAAATATTTTTGATGGAGAAAAAGTTTTTCCAAAAGTAAAAAGTATTGTAAAATCTATATCAGCGAAAACCTATGATATTTATCTAATTCATCCAATTTTTTTATTTTTTTGTGAAAGAATATTAAAATCCAGAATGAATTATTTTTTATATATAATTACTGCATTTGTAATAGTATTTGCATTATCTTTTTTTACAAGTGAAATATTAAAAATACTGTATAATATTTTAACTGGTATAAATAGAAAATGTTACAAAAAGGAATAA
- a CDS encoding exopolysaccharide biosynthesis polyprenyl glycosylphosphotransferase, giving the protein MAVRGMKKNYSYLFGILTITVYLVGLLLINRGLGFTNVVVIACSMVIYYVANVYNMTGRYKLRDIVIIIAINFILVMITKFLKVFLLNEAIILFGLLTMFQIIYRYIVMIGLAEKKKIVFVGENGYTDDLLESIKKDSQYKLSDFLKEKKDINILTKKLLNLCENKKVDIIVDFTSNLLYDTKLVDKLLQYKLNGMQYYNYLEFYEMYENKLPVSNLSPKWFLENTGFEIYYNSFNLKAKRILDIIFALLIGICVIPIMIVAAIIIKLESKGPVFFIQERIGEGNKPFKIVKFRSMTTDAEKDGPKWATKNDNRVTKFGKFMRLTRIDELPQLWNVLRGEMSFVGPRPEREFFIKQLEKEIMYYNLRHTVKPGLTGWAQVMYPYGASVEDAYRKLQYDLFYIKNHDIIFDMKILLKTITIVIFGKGR; this is encoded by the coding sequence ATGGCTGTACGTGGAATGAAAAAAAATTATTCTTATTTATTTGGAATATTGACAATTACGGTATATTTAGTGGGATTACTGCTTATAAATCGTGGACTTGGTTTTACAAATGTGGTTGTAATTGCTTGTTCGATGGTAATTTATTATGTAGCGAATGTTTATAATATGACAGGAAGATATAAGTTGCGAGATATTGTGATTATAATTGCAATTAATTTTATTCTTGTGATGATTACAAAATTTTTAAAAGTATTTCTTTTGAATGAAGCAATAATTTTGTTTGGGCTGCTCACAATGTTTCAAATTATATATCGTTATATTGTAATGATTGGGCTGGCTGAAAAGAAAAAAATCGTATTTGTTGGAGAAAATGGATATACAGATGATTTGCTGGAAAGTATCAAAAAAGACAGCCAATATAAATTATCAGACTTTTTAAAAGAAAAGAAAGATATAAACATTCTAACAAAAAAATTGTTAAATCTTTGTGAAAACAAAAAAGTTGATATAATTGTGGATTTTACAAGTAATCTTTTATATGATACAAAACTTGTGGATAAACTTTTACAGTATAAACTTAATGGAATGCAGTATTATAATTACTTGGAATTTTATGAAATGTATGAGAATAAATTGCCAGTTTCAAACTTGAGCCCAAAATGGTTTTTGGAAAATACAGGTTTTGAAATTTACTATAACAGTTTCAATTTAAAGGCAAAACGGATTCTTGATATAATTTTTGCACTGTTAATTGGGATTTGTGTAATTCCGATTATGATTGTTGCGGCTATAATAATAAAATTGGAGTCAAAAGGGCCAGTATTCTTTATACAGGAAAGAATTGGAGAAGGAAACAAGCCGTTTAAGATAGTGAAATTTCGTTCAATGACAACTGATGCGGAAAAGGATGGACCAAAATGGGCTACCAAAAATGACAATCGTGTTACAAAATTTGGTAAATTCATGCGGCTTACAAGGATTGATGAATTACCGCAACTGTGGAATGTGCTACGTGGAGAGATGAGCTTTGTGGGACCACGTCCAGAAAGAGAGTTTTTTATAAAGCAGTTGGAAAAGGAAATTATGTACTATAACTTAAGACATACTGTAAAACCGGGGCTTACTGGCTGGGCACAGGTTATGTATCCTTATGGAGCAAGTGTTGAGGATGCCTACAGAAAATTGCAGTATGATTTGTTTTATATAAAAAATCATGACATTATTTTCGATATGAAAATATTGTTAAAGACAATTACAATTGTAATTTTTGGAAAAGGAAGATAG